From Pseudochaenichthys georgianus chromosome 11, fPseGeo1.2, whole genome shotgun sequence, a single genomic window includes:
- the LOC117455048 gene encoding ADP-ribosylation factor-like protein 4A yields MGNGSSNHHSFFPCLPPFQALHIVILGLDCAGKTTVLYRLRFNEFVNTVPTKGFNTEKIKVALGESRRKASFHFWDVGGQEKLRPLWRSYTRCADGIVFVVDSVDAERIEEAKTELHKITRLAENQGVPVLVVANKQDLRNSLSLAEMESSLALRELSTSTPWHLQPACAIIGEGLQEGLEKLHAMILKRRKVLRQQKKKR; encoded by the coding sequence ATGGGGAACGGATCGTCCAATCACCACTCCTTCTTCCCCTGCCTGCCTCCCTTCCAGGCTCTCCACATTGTCATTCTGGGGCTGGACTGTGCAGGCAAGACCACTGTACTGTACCGCCTGCGTTTCAACGAGTTTGTGAACACGGTCCCAACAAAGGGCTTTAACACAGAGAAGATCAAAGTGGCGCTCGGAGAAAGCCGACGGAAGGCATCCTTCCACTTCTGGGATGTCGGCGGTCAGGAGAAGCTGCGTCCTCTGTGGCGCTCGTACACCCGCTGTGCTGACGGCATCGTGTTCGTGGTGGACTCGGTGGACGCTGAGCGCATCGAGGAGGCCAAGACGGAGCTGCACAAGATCACACGGCTGGCGGAGAACCAGGGAGTGCCGGTTCTGGTGGTGGCCAACAAACAAGACCTGAGGAACTCGCTCAGCCTGGCTGAGATGGAGAGCTCGTTGGCTCTAAGAGAACTCAGCACCTCGACACCCTGGCACCTACAACCTGCCTGTGCCATCATCGGTGAGGGACTGCAGGAAGGTCTGGAGAAGCTGCACGCCATGATCCTGAAGCGGAGAAAGGTGCTGCggcaacagaagaagaagagatga